The following are from one region of the Streptomyces fradiae genome:
- a CDS encoding protein phosphatase 2C domain-containing protein: MTQQGDSNWWDKLYDEDAQDTAPAPTPDSLDERYDSAAATTTGLPAPPPPAAPADRDPRLAPDPEPVPDLLPDLLPAAATEPPPTPTVQVPAPRPRTGHVGTRPPTYDPEPTHLPAARPGELDGLVADTVLDGARYGGYTLRAVSVRGDSARFRGEPRRDALLTARFGHDETALVLVAVAAGRRGSDHTHLAAADACRWIAESVGRSHARLSEDIRAGRRGDLKSGLHRLTDRTYGKLRSRAAERDLDPEEYTAGLRCLLLSADPECRTRIFFGIGTGGLFRLRDGSWQDIEPLLPEPAATVGAPVVGYGSRPVPPARTVLGEDDPAGYDLPEAGEDGDRLTMRLGVADAPGRPYVEDPLPPPAEPFRFRASVAQPGDTLLLASHGLAEPMRGEPALARELAARWSAAEPPGLAAFLADTQLRVTGYADDRTGVAVWEA; this comes from the coding sequence ATGACTCAGCAGGGGGACAGCAACTGGTGGGACAAGCTGTACGACGAGGACGCGCAGGACACCGCACCCGCGCCCACGCCGGACAGCCTCGACGAGCGCTACGACTCCGCCGCGGCGACCACGACCGGGCTCCCGGCCCCGCCGCCGCCCGCGGCCCCGGCCGACCGGGACCCGCGCCTCGCCCCGGACCCGGAGCCGGTACCGGACCTGCTGCCGGACCTGCTGCCGGCCGCCGCCACCGAGCCGCCGCCCACGCCGACCGTGCAGGTCCCCGCGCCCCGGCCCCGTACCGGACACGTCGGAACCCGGCCGCCCACCTACGACCCCGAGCCGACCCATCTGCCCGCCGCCCGGCCCGGCGAACTCGACGGGCTCGTCGCCGACACCGTGCTCGACGGCGCCCGCTACGGCGGCTACACCCTGCGCGCCGTCTCCGTCCGCGGCGACTCGGCCCGCTTCCGCGGCGAACCCCGCCGCGACGCCCTGCTCACCGCCCGCTTCGGCCACGACGAGACCGCCCTCGTGCTCGTCGCCGTCGCCGCCGGACGGCGCGGCTCCGACCACACCCACCTCGCCGCCGCCGACGCCTGTCGCTGGATCGCCGAGTCCGTCGGCCGCAGCCACGCCCGGCTCTCCGAGGACATCCGGGCCGGCCGCCGCGGCGACCTCAAGTCCGGACTGCACCGGCTCACCGACCGCACCTACGGCAAGCTCCGCTCCCGCGCCGCCGAACGCGACCTCGACCCCGAGGAGTACACCGCGGGCCTGCGCTGCCTGCTGCTCTCCGCCGACCCCGAGTGCCGCACCCGGATCTTCTTCGGCATCGGCACCGGCGGCCTCTTCCGGCTCCGCGACGGCTCCTGGCAGGACATCGAGCCGCTGCTCCCCGAACCCGCCGCGACCGTCGGCGCACCCGTCGTCGGCTACGGCTCCCGGCCCGTGCCCCCCGCCCGGACCGTGCTCGGCGAGGACGACCCCGCCGGGTACGACCTCCCCGAGGCCGGCGAGGACGGCGACCGGCTCACCATGCGGCTCGGCGTCGCCGACGCCCCCGGCCGCCCCTACGTCGAGGACCCGCTGCCGCCGCCCGCCGAACCGTTCCGCTTCCGGGCCTCCGTCGCCCAGCCCGGCGACACCCTGCTGCTCGCCTCCCACGGCCTCGCCGAACCCATGCGCGGCGAACCCGCCCTCGCCCGTGAACTCGCCGCCCGCTGGTCCGCCGCCGAACCCCCCGGCCTCGCCGCCTTCCTCGCCGACACCCAGCTGCGCGTCACCGGCTACGCCGACGACCGCACCGGCGTCGCCGTCTGGGAGGCGTAA